From one Prochlorococcus marinus str. MIT 0912 genomic stretch:
- a CDS encoding 4-hydroxy-3-methylbut-2-enyl diphosphate reductase: MDTQAFKQTLHKSDRYNRRGFGSANKRAQALAEAYQSGLIGSIRDNGNELEHGRLKVKIAEAFGFCWGVERAVAMAYETRKHYPNEKIWITNEIIHNPSVNDQLRKMDVLFITEEKGIKDFSGVKDGDVVILPAFGATVQDMKMLHDRGCHIIDTTCPWVSKVWHTVEKHKKHTFTSIIHGKYKHEETLATSSFAGTYLVVFDLDEANYVAEYILGKGNRAEFLKRFAKASSAGFDPDKDLKRIGVANQTTMLKSETEEIGKLFEKTMLKQYGPAELNQHFLAFNTICDATEERQGAMFSLVDEPLDLMVVIGGYNSSNTTHLQEIAVSRGIRSFHIDTPERIGEETNTITHMPLEGELITEKEFLPTGNIKVGITSGASTPDRVVEHVIHKLMKISEKD, translated from the coding sequence ATGGATACTCAAGCATTCAAGCAAACTCTTCATAAATCTGATCGTTACAATCGGAGAGGATTTGGCTCAGCGAATAAACGAGCTCAAGCGCTGGCAGAGGCTTATCAAAGTGGGTTAATTGGATCTATTAGAGATAATGGAAATGAATTAGAACATGGTCGCCTCAAAGTCAAAATTGCAGAGGCTTTTGGATTTTGTTGGGGAGTAGAAAGAGCTGTAGCAATGGCTTACGAGACTAGAAAGCACTATCCGAATGAAAAGATATGGATTACTAATGAGATTATTCATAACCCCTCAGTAAATGATCAGCTTAGAAAAATGGATGTTCTTTTTATTACTGAGGAGAAAGGTATCAAAGACTTTTCAGGAGTGAAAGATGGTGATGTAGTAATTCTTCCTGCATTTGGTGCGACAGTTCAAGATATGAAAATGTTGCATGACAGAGGCTGTCATATCATTGATACCACTTGTCCATGGGTTTCAAAAGTTTGGCACACCGTTGAAAAGCATAAAAAACATACATTTACTTCCATTATTCATGGTAAATATAAGCACGAAGAAACACTCGCTACTAGTTCTTTTGCTGGAACTTATCTAGTTGTATTTGACCTCGATGAAGCCAATTATGTAGCTGAATATATTCTTGGTAAAGGAAATAGAGCAGAATTCTTAAAGCGTTTTGCTAAAGCCTCCTCCGCAGGGTTTGATCCAGATAAGGATTTAAAAAGAATAGGAGTCGCTAATCAGACAACTATGCTTAAAAGTGAAACCGAAGAGATTGGAAAATTATTCGAAAAAACTATGTTAAAACAATATGGTCCTGCTGAATTAAATCAACATTTCCTAGCTTTTAATACTATTTGTGATGCTACTGAGGAACGACAAGGAGCAATGTTCTCTCTTGTTGATGAGCCACTCGATCTTATGGTTGTTATTGGTGGTTATAATTCCTCGAATACCACTCATCTTCAAGAAATAGCTGTTAGTAGGGGAATTCGCTCATTTCACATTGATACGCCTGAACGAATTGGAGAAGAAACAAATACAATTACTCATATGCCACTTGAAGGAGAATTAATTACTGAGAAGGAATTTCTTCCAACTGGCAATATAAAGGTTGGTATTACATCAGGTGCTTCTACTCCAGATCGTGTGGTTGAGCATGTTATTCATAAGCTGATGAAAATAAGTGAAAAAGATTAA
- a CDS encoding DoxX family protein: MAQAKNSNNKDSDSQKVEVVVQSPEGEVNIFGELSTLVLRLSFSLLMVHHGLEKLNDPGGFAEFVVGKYFSFLPGDPVIWTYMAAVTQIVCPIGLATGILARLSSLGLLSTMVFALYFHFIDTGLEGFPFAVVENHNYIFELSAIYAAISFYFLCAGPGRLSLLRKSNKITYYPKGS; encoded by the coding sequence ATGGCTCAAGCAAAAAACTCTAATAATAAAGATTCTGACTCACAAAAGGTTGAAGTCGTTGTTCAAAGTCCCGAAGGTGAAGTCAATATTTTTGGAGAACTCTCAACATTAGTGCTCAGACTAAGCTTTAGTTTGTTGATGGTTCATCACGGTTTGGAGAAATTAAATGATCCAGGAGGATTTGCTGAATTCGTTGTTGGTAAATACTTCAGCTTTCTTCCTGGTGATCCTGTCATTTGGACTTATATGGCTGCAGTTACTCAAATAGTTTGTCCAATTGGACTGGCTACCGGCATTTTGGCAAGATTATCTTCCTTAGGTTTACTATCGACGATGGTATTTGCTTTGTATTTCCACTTCATAGATACTGGGTTAGAGGGATTTCCTTTTGCGGTTGTAGAAAATCACAATTATATTTTTGAATTATCAGCTATTTATGCAGCCATATCATTTTATTTTTTATGTGCAGGTCCTGGAAGATTATCACTTTTAAGAAAATCTAACAAAATAACCTATTATCCAAAGGGTTCATGA
- the purH gene encoding bifunctional phosphoribosylaminoimidazolecarboxamide formyltransferase/IMP cyclohydrolase — MSPIALLSVSDKTGLVPLAQALINELGFKIISSGGTAKLIESANLPVTRVADYTGFPEILEGRVKTLNPKIHGGILARRDKQTHLDDLKKQNINPIDLVVVNLYPFEQTISKENVSWEEAIENIDIGGPTMIRSAAKNHQDVLVVTNPNQYSNLIDAYKSKKITNELRKNYAQKAFEHTAIYDLTISKWIANQIPSKKASWFQSLPLKQELRYGENPHQKATWYGESEKGWSGANQLQGKELSTNNLLDLEAALSTLREFGYEQAMKNDSYKKAAVVIKHTNPCGVAIGDSPSTALKRALDGDRVSAFGGIIAINCPVDEAAAKELENIFIECIVAPYFDNNAKEILSKKKNLRLLELKAESIQKADKNHIRSILGGLLVQDLDEPNIDQTEWENVTKLIPTEEEINDLSFAWKIVKHIRSNAIAVASNQQSLGIGAGQMNRVGSAKIALEAAGDKAKGAVLASDGFFPFNDTVKMAADYGISSIIQPGGSIRDKDSIEACNQSGIKMVLTGKRHFLH, encoded by the coding sequence ATGTCACCCATAGCTCTGCTAAGTGTCTCAGACAAAACTGGTTTAGTGCCTCTAGCTCAAGCACTAATTAATGAATTAGGCTTCAAAATAATCTCGAGTGGTGGAACAGCAAAGTTAATTGAGAGCGCAAATCTGCCTGTTACTCGAGTAGCAGATTACACAGGATTTCCAGAAATTCTTGAAGGCAGGGTAAAAACACTTAATCCCAAAATTCATGGAGGAATTTTGGCCAGAAGGGATAAGCAAACTCATTTGGATGATTTGAAGAAACAAAATATCAATCCAATAGATTTGGTTGTTGTTAACTTATATCCATTTGAGCAAACAATTTCAAAAGAAAATGTTTCATGGGAAGAAGCAATCGAGAATATTGATATTGGTGGTCCAACAATGATTCGATCAGCTGCAAAAAACCATCAAGATGTTCTTGTAGTCACTAATCCAAATCAATACTCAAACTTAATTGATGCATACAAATCAAAAAAAATAACTAATGAATTACGAAAAAATTATGCTCAAAAGGCTTTTGAGCACACAGCTATTTACGATCTAACAATAAGTAAATGGATTGCAAACCAAATCCCCTCAAAAAAAGCTTCTTGGTTTCAAAGCTTGCCATTAAAACAAGAACTAAGGTATGGAGAGAATCCTCATCAAAAGGCCACATGGTATGGAGAGTCTGAAAAAGGTTGGAGCGGAGCTAATCAATTACAAGGAAAAGAATTAAGTACAAATAATCTCCTTGATCTGGAGGCTGCATTATCCACTCTCCGAGAATTTGGATACGAACAAGCTATGAAAAATGACTCATATAAAAAAGCGGCGGTAGTAATTAAGCACACAAATCCTTGTGGAGTCGCAATTGGAGATTCACCATCAACAGCTCTAAAAAGAGCATTAGATGGAGATAGGGTAAGTGCTTTTGGTGGAATTATTGCTATTAATTGTCCTGTCGATGAAGCTGCAGCTAAAGAACTTGAAAATATATTTATTGAATGTATTGTAGCTCCATATTTTGATAATAATGCAAAAGAAATACTTTCAAAAAAGAAAAATCTAAGACTACTAGAATTAAAAGCCGAGTCTATTCAAAAAGCAGATAAAAATCATATAAGAAGTATACTTGGTGGTTTATTAGTTCAAGATTTAGATGAACCAAATATTGATCAAACAGAATGGGAAAATGTTACTAAACTAATCCCAACAGAAGAAGAAATAAATGACTTATCTTTTGCTTGGAAAATTGTAAAACATATACGATCAAATGCTATAGCAGTTGCATCTAATCAACAGAGTTTAGGAATTGGAGCTGGACAAATGAATAGGGTAGGCTCAGCAAAAATTGCATTAGAAGCTGCTGGAGACAAAGCAAAAGGTGCTGTTTTGGCTAGTGATGGTTTTTTCCCATTCAACGATACTGTAAAGATGGCAGCTGATTATGGTATCAGCTCAATTATTCAGCCAGGGGGAAGTATCAGAGACAAAGATTCTATTGAAGCATGCAATCAATCAGGCATAAAGATGGTTCTCACAGGTAAAAGACATTTTTTACATTAA
- a CDS encoding alpha/beta hydrolase has product MTELVLLNSESATNRLVLLHGWGADENDLIPVGKLLTEGLKDRFEIVSLSAPQPHPSGLGKQWYPLYPHEWEQVPEAVLDLEKRLNNLCFKHIPLNKTLLLGFSQGGAMALELASRNKFEGVFALSSYPHPEWKPSKDMPPIFLCHGNIDQVVDKAASQKSFDILLKNGVKSELYFFDGGHEITNNLIQYCREKIKQKFLS; this is encoded by the coding sequence ATGACTGAACTAGTCTTATTAAATTCTGAATCCGCAACAAATAGATTGGTTTTACTTCATGGGTGGGGAGCTGATGAAAATGATCTAATACCTGTTGGAAAATTATTAACTGAGGGGTTAAAAGATCGTTTTGAAATAGTTTCTCTTTCCGCTCCCCAGCCTCATCCAAGCGGATTAGGTAAGCAATGGTATCCGTTGTACCCTCATGAATGGGAACAGGTTCCAGAAGCAGTATTAGATCTTGAAAAGCGTTTAAATAATCTTTGCTTTAAACACATACCTTTAAATAAAACATTACTGCTGGGTTTCTCTCAAGGAGGTGCAATGGCCCTAGAGCTTGCATCAAGAAATAAATTTGAGGGAGTTTTTGCACTTAGCTCTTATCCTCATCCCGAGTGGAAGCCTTCAAAAGATATGCCACCTATTTTCCTTTGTCATGGAAATATTGACCAAGTAGTTGATAAAGCCGCTTCTCAGAAAAGTTTTGATATTTTGTTAAAAAATGGAGTTAAATCAGAATTATATTTTTTTGATGGAGGCCACGAAATAACTAATAATCTAATTCAGTACTGCCGTGAAAAAATTAAACAAAAATTTTTAAGTTAA
- a CDS encoding DUF3155 domain-containing protein, whose amino-acid sequence MSKKRKRISRRRLAGQRVMSHVPIFHLGTGQHKPVTAARRFIAEEGLYAPAILNVRRNEHTTDRFFWGEKGLFSAQYAEENHFLFPSLRVIVEYLGEDKIFAGLELTADDWEEIEEYEYAFV is encoded by the coding sequence ATGTCTAAGAAGCGTAAAAGAATTAGCAGACGCAGACTCGCAGGACAGCGAGTTATGTCCCATGTCCCTATTTTTCATTTAGGAACAGGCCAACATAAGCCTGTGACCGCAGCAAGACGATTTATTGCCGAAGAGGGCTTATATGCACCAGCGATACTAAATGTGCGTCGTAATGAGCACACTACTGATCGCTTCTTTTGGGGAGAGAAAGGTTTGTTTAGTGCTCAGTACGCTGAGGAAAATCACTTTCTTTTTCCTTCCCTGAGAGTTATTGTTGAATATCTTGGAGAGGACAAAATTTTTGCTGGTTTAGAACTTACAGCAGATGATTGGGAAGAAATCGAAGAGTATGAATACGCTTTTGTTTAA
- a CDS encoding sensor histidine kinase: MSSMQYSERFLNFVQQQLMSFQADQELEHVVVYVARSGDSGSPTLEVVGQWPKLEKVLQPVETDIALRTPSTNRRWYPLQEGSILLGVIRAERIASEEEWPESLDQRLQSVSILLAHSLASELDRKRLLDQLDGQKEQISLMVHQLRNPLAALGTYAKLLLRKIGPDSEHEDLVKGLMTEQAQVNKYLSALDQLSQVKLPQAEDGSNRLLLPPLLPTETKISVKSLIEPLIERAKARANLQGRKWFSPSKWPTWMESRSISEGVIAEIVANLLENAFRYSPPQASIGIEFVEESICVWDEGIPIKEEEREKIFEKGFRGETGSKMSGSGIGLALARDLARQLGGDLQLIVNPSIFKSSLPDSGNAFVFNLESK, translated from the coding sequence ATGAGCTCAATGCAGTATTCAGAACGGTTTTTGAATTTTGTTCAACAGCAGTTGATGAGCTTTCAGGCTGATCAAGAATTGGAGCATGTTGTTGTTTACGTAGCTCGGTCTGGGGACAGCGGGTCTCCTACGTTGGAAGTTGTTGGACAGTGGCCGAAATTAGAAAAAGTATTACAGCCGGTAGAAACTGATATTGCCCTTCGCACTCCTTCAACTAATAGGAGATGGTATCCGTTGCAAGAGGGGTCAATTCTATTGGGCGTAATTCGTGCGGAGCGAATTGCTTCTGAGGAAGAATGGCCTGAATCTCTTGATCAACGCTTGCAATCAGTGTCAATTTTACTTGCTCACTCTCTTGCGTCAGAACTTGATAGAAAAAGGTTGTTAGATCAATTAGATGGTCAAAAGGAGCAGATATCTTTAATGGTTCATCAATTAAGAAATCCATTAGCTGCTCTTGGTACATATGCAAAACTTCTTTTGAGGAAAATAGGACCTGACAGTGAACATGAAGATCTTGTGAAAGGCCTAATGACAGAACAAGCGCAAGTTAATAAATACCTTTCTGCGTTGGATCAACTTAGTCAAGTGAAACTACCTCAAGCTGAGGATGGATCAAATAGATTGCTCTTGCCTCCCCTTTTGCCCACTGAGACCAAAATCAGTGTAAAAAGCTTAATAGAGCCTTTGATTGAAAGAGCTAAAGCTAGGGCTAATTTGCAAGGCAGGAAATGGTTTAGTCCTTCAAAATGGCCAACTTGGATGGAATCAAGATCAATTTCAGAGGGCGTTATTGCCGAAATTGTTGCAAATCTGCTTGAAAACGCATTTCGTTATAGCCCTCCTCAAGCATCTATCGGGATAGAATTTGTTGAAGAGAGTATCTGTGTTTGGGATGAGGGCATCCCTATAAAAGAGGAAGAAAGAGAAAAGATTTTTGAGAAAGGTTTTAGGGGTGAAACTGGTTCGAAAATGTCTGGGAGTGGAATTGGTCTTGCCTTGGCTAGAGATTTGGCAAGACAATTAGGTGGAGATTTACAGCTAATTGTTAATCCAAGCATATTTAAAAGCTCTTTACCTGATTCAGGGAATGCATTTGTTTTTAATTTGGAATCAAAATAA
- a CDS encoding adenosylcobinamide-GDP ribazoletransferase produces MEVVILIFKDWLSDFAGAWVFYTIFPQWPIIKPKFRRIARFAPLVGVLIGFLQSFSWLLLRYFNWPNISIALICIALGIFITGGIHFDGLMDTADGIGAGPSKRIQAMKDSRVGSIGVQSLVIILILQMAAIIKLSFYAPFAFPLAAFWGRISQIFAIENYEYLFKKESSSIHHENWKGLSKEIRPSLIILSIAISLYLFLNSLNIFNAFLLIYCILSGLITSILIPHFINKSLGGHSGDTYGATLVITETTNLLLLSIILIPN; encoded by the coding sequence ATTGAGGTTGTAATTCTGATTTTTAAAGACTGGCTAAGTGACTTTGCAGGTGCATGGGTTTTTTACACAATTTTTCCTCAATGGCCAATAATCAAACCTAAATTCAGAAGAATTGCTCGTTTTGCCCCTTTAGTAGGGGTTTTGATTGGATTTTTACAATCATTTTCTTGGCTTTTATTGAGATATTTTAATTGGCCAAATATTTCTATCGCTTTGATATGTATTGCACTCGGTATTTTTATAACTGGTGGAATTCATTTTGACGGTTTGATGGATACAGCTGATGGCATTGGCGCAGGTCCATCAAAACGGATACAGGCAATGAAAGACAGCAGAGTGGGCTCAATAGGTGTTCAAAGTTTAGTAATCATTTTGATTCTTCAAATGGCAGCAATCATAAAACTTAGTTTTTATGCGCCTTTTGCCTTCCCATTAGCAGCCTTTTGGGGAAGAATTTCTCAAATTTTTGCAATTGAAAATTATGAGTATCTTTTCAAAAAAGAATCAAGTTCCATTCATCATGAAAACTGGAAAGGCCTATCCAAAGAGATAAGACCATCATTGATAATACTTTCTATAGCTATAAGTCTTTATCTATTTCTAAATAGTTTAAATATATTTAATGCATTTCTATTAATATATTGCATTTTATCAGGCTTAATAACTTCAATATTAATTCCACACTTTATAAATAAATCATTAGGAGGACATAGTGGTGATACTTATGGAGCAACTTTAGTCATAACAGAAACAACTAATTTATTACTATTAAGTATTATTTTGATTCCAAATTAA
- the tgt gene encoding tRNA guanosine(34) transglycosylase Tgt, with the protein MKKPFFDFQIKSRCNSTLARVGSFKTPNGIVNTPRFMPVGTLGTVKGVTSKQLKKTGAEMILANTFHLHLQPGEKIVQEAGGLHEFMSWEKPILTDSGGFQVFSLAKLNKIDDEGVSFQSPRDGKQIFLTPEKAIEIQIALGSDVAMAFDQCPPYPASESDVEDACKRTHHWLERCLNAHDKDDQAVFGIVQGGCFTHLRELSAKIVSEFDLPGIAIGGVSVGEPIDQMHKIVRETCPLLPEDRPRYLMGIGTLREMAIAVANGVDMFDCVIPTRLGRHGSALVNGETWNLRNSRFKDDFRPLDSSCPCEACTGYTRAYIHHLIRNKELLGLTLLSLHNLTHLIRFTGAMRQAIVEGCFSEDFAPWQSDSKARHTW; encoded by the coding sequence TTGAAAAAGCCCTTCTTTGATTTCCAAATAAAAAGCAGATGCAATTCGACACTAGCTCGTGTTGGTTCTTTTAAAACACCAAATGGAATTGTAAATACTCCTAGATTTATGCCAGTGGGGACTTTGGGAACAGTCAAGGGCGTTACATCTAAACAGCTAAAGAAAACAGGAGCAGAAATGATTCTTGCAAATACTTTTCATCTTCATCTGCAACCTGGCGAAAAGATTGTTCAAGAGGCAGGGGGTCTACATGAATTTATGAGTTGGGAAAAGCCAATACTTACTGATTCAGGAGGTTTTCAAGTGTTTAGTTTGGCAAAGTTAAATAAAATTGATGATGAAGGGGTTTCTTTTCAAAGTCCAAGAGATGGTAAACAGATTTTTTTGACTCCTGAAAAAGCTATAGAAATTCAAATAGCTTTAGGTTCCGATGTCGCAATGGCTTTTGATCAATGCCCCCCTTATCCAGCAAGCGAATCAGACGTTGAGGATGCTTGTAAAAGAACTCATCATTGGTTGGAGAGGTGCCTAAATGCTCATGACAAAGATGATCAAGCAGTTTTTGGAATAGTTCAAGGGGGGTGTTTCACTCATTTAAGGGAATTGAGTGCAAAAATCGTCTCAGAATTTGATTTGCCTGGAATCGCTATAGGAGGTGTGAGTGTAGGTGAACCCATAGATCAAATGCACAAGATTGTGCGAGAAACCTGCCCTCTATTACCTGAAGATCGACCAAGATATCTTATGGGAATAGGCACATTGCGAGAAATGGCCATAGCCGTGGCCAATGGAGTAGATATGTTTGATTGTGTAATCCCTACGCGTTTGGGAAGGCATGGAAGTGCTTTGGTGAATGGTGAGACATGGAACTTAAGAAATTCACGCTTTAAAGACGATTTCAGACCACTGGACTCATCTTGTCCTTGTGAAGCTTGTACTGGATATACAAGGGCATATATTCATCATTTAATTCGCAATAAAGAGTTGCTAGGTCTAACGCTTTTGAGTTTGCATAATCTCACTCATTTGATCCGTTTTACAGGTGCTATGAGGCAAGCAATTGTGGAAGGATGTTTTTCAGAGGATTTCGCTCCATGGCAGAGTGACTCTAAAGCGCGTCATACGTGGTAG
- a CDS encoding photosystem II reaction center protein K produces MALINLDLLAELPVAYQAFAPTVDVLPLIPLFFFLLVFVWQAAVGFR; encoded by the coding sequence ATGGCACTGATTAATCTCGACTTGCTTGCTGAACTTCCGGTTGCTTACCAGGCTTTTGCACCAACAGTGGATGTACTTCCGCTTATACCTCTTTTCTTCTTTCTGCTTGTTTTTGTTTGGCAAGCAGCGGTTGGCTTTCGTTAA
- a CDS encoding Gfo/Idh/MocA family protein, producing MKTISKINENIIPVKVGVIGIGNMGWHHARVLSLLKDAELVGVADLDEERGKLAMEQFNCNWYRNYKDLLHQVEAVCIAVPTLFHQEVGLECLNSEKHVLIEKPIAANKEEAASLINASNKAKKLLQVGHIERFNPAFRELTKVVANEEVVVLEARRHSPHPERANDVSVVLDLMIHDIDLVIELANSKVIRLAAVGGCSGEGPMDYVNATLGFQNGVVASLTASKMSHKKIRSLSAHCKQSLIETDFLNHNIHIHRKAHEWYSADHGELLYRNDGFIEEVSTTSIEPLYAELEHFLQCVRGKEKPAVGGLQASRALHLADLIEKAVSMPSEDILLKKGI from the coding sequence ATGAAAACAATCTCCAAGATCAACGAAAATATTATTCCCGTAAAAGTTGGTGTAATAGGGATTGGGAATATGGGATGGCACCACGCAAGAGTACTCAGTCTTCTCAAAGATGCTGAGCTAGTCGGAGTTGCAGATTTAGACGAAGAACGAGGTAAATTAGCGATGGAGCAATTTAATTGCAATTGGTATAGAAATTACAAGGATTTATTACATCAAGTAGAAGCTGTATGTATTGCTGTGCCTACATTATTTCACCAAGAAGTAGGACTAGAGTGTCTAAACTCCGAAAAACATGTATTAATTGAAAAACCCATAGCAGCAAATAAAGAAGAAGCCGCATCTTTGATAAATGCTTCAAATAAAGCGAAAAAGTTATTACAAGTTGGCCATATAGAAAGATTTAATCCGGCTTTCAGAGAATTAACAAAAGTAGTTGCTAATGAAGAAGTTGTAGTTCTTGAAGCTAGAAGGCATAGTCCTCATCCCGAGAGAGCTAATGATGTTTCAGTCGTTTTGGACTTAATGATTCACGATATTGATTTAGTTATTGAACTTGCAAATTCAAAAGTGATAAGGCTTGCTGCAGTTGGAGGATGCAGTGGGGAAGGACCCATGGATTACGTTAATGCGACCTTAGGTTTTCAAAACGGTGTGGTAGCAAGTCTGACTGCAAGCAAAATGAGCCACAAAAAAATTAGAAGTTTGAGTGCTCATTGCAAACAAAGTCTTATAGAAACAGATTTCTTAAATCACAATATTCACATCCATAGAAAAGCACATGAATGGTATTCAGCTGATCACGGGGAACTTCTTTATAGGAATGATGGTTTTATAGAAGAAGTAAGTACAACATCAATTGAGCCACTATATGCAGAGCTAGAGCATTTTCTGCAATGCGTTAGGGGTAAGGAGAAACCCGCTGTTGGAGGGCTTCAAGCTTCTAGAGCACTTCACCTGGCTGATTTAATTGAGAAAGCCGTCTCAATGCCAAGTGAAGACATTTTGCTTAAAAAAGGGATTTAA
- a CDS encoding hemolysin family protein has translation MSLLLLCILLVIPAFFNAGQFAILRLRSTKVQRLVEDGLPGSNSIIRLQKRLRRTLLIAELGITISLISIGWICKNFASQWWGKNASINYFLDLILFITVVLLATLISGLLPKALVLNQTETAALKLSPLIEAAIKWMSPFLSLLEGLALLILKLFRLNTQSESLTTAAFSAGELEKLIETGGVTGLKPDERNILEGVFALRDTQVREVMVPRSGMVTLPREVSFTQMMEEVHKTRHARYLVIDDSLDNVLGVLDLRQLADPIAKGKMQAHTSLEPYVEPVVRVLETSTLAELLPLIKNGNPLLLVVDEYGGTEGLITSADLTGEIVGDEIQFDNKESELRPIDDLKKIWITSGEIEVIELNRELKLALPEADDHYTLAGFVLEKLQEIPNSGETLVHNEIIFEIISMKGPRINKVKITLPK, from the coding sequence ATGAGTTTATTACTTCTTTGTATTTTGCTTGTGATACCTGCATTTTTCAATGCAGGTCAGTTTGCTATTTTGCGACTTCGTTCAACTAAGGTTCAAAGACTAGTAGAAGATGGATTACCTGGTTCAAATTCGATAATTCGTCTGCAGAAAAGGCTAAGAAGAACTCTTTTAATAGCAGAGTTAGGAATAACTATTTCATTGATTTCAATAGGCTGGATTTGTAAAAATTTCGCAAGTCAATGGTGGGGAAAAAATGCTTCAATTAACTATTTTTTAGACCTAATACTTTTTATTACTGTTGTACTTTTAGCCACTCTAATATCTGGTCTTCTTCCAAAAGCACTTGTTCTTAATCAAACAGAGACTGCTGCCCTCAAATTATCACCTCTTATTGAAGCAGCCATAAAATGGATGTCACCATTCCTTTCTTTGCTAGAAGGACTTGCTTTATTAATTCTTAAATTATTTAGACTCAATACTCAATCAGAAAGTCTAACTACAGCTGCATTCTCCGCAGGAGAATTAGAAAAATTAATTGAAACTGGTGGAGTAACAGGATTAAAGCCTGACGAGAGAAACATACTTGAAGGTGTTTTTGCACTGAGAGATACACAAGTCAGAGAAGTAATGGTTCCAAGATCAGGGATGGTTACCCTTCCAAGAGAGGTTTCTTTCACTCAAATGATGGAAGAAGTTCACAAAACGCGTCATGCAAGATATTTAGTAATTGATGATTCCCTTGATAATGTTCTTGGAGTGTTGGATTTAAGGCAACTTGCTGATCCAATAGCCAAAGGAAAAATGCAAGCCCACACATCTTTAGAGCCTTATGTAGAGCCAGTTGTTCGTGTTTTAGAAACTTCTACTTTGGCTGAATTATTACCGCTTATAAAAAATGGAAACCCACTGCTTTTAGTTGTTGATGAATATGGAGGAACTGAAGGATTAATAACCTCAGCAGACTTAACAGGTGAAATTGTTGGAGATGAGATTCAATTTGATAATAAAGAATCTGAGCTAAGACCTATTGATGACTTAAAAAAAATATGGATTACTTCTGGCGAGATAGAAGTAATAGAACTAAATAGAGAACTTAAACTTGCATTACCAGAAGCTGATGATCATTACACGCTTGCGGGATTTGTTTTAGAAAAGCTCCAAGAAATTCCCAACTCAGGAGAAACGTTGGTTCATAATGAAATCATATTTGAAATCATCTCCATGAAAGGTCCGAGAATAAATAAAGTAAAAATAACCCTTCCTAAATAA
- the pyrE gene encoding orotate phosphoribosyltransferase, which produces MNPLNPPLDEIKENLLTLLAQKAYRYGDFSLASGKKSSHYVNCKPVSLSGPGLLSISSLFLNQINERDIGVAGLTLGADPLVSGVVMLSAQSGINLSGLIVRKEAKGHGTGAWLEGPLPPKGSLITVLEDVVTTGGSSLKAVEKLRSEGYLINQVLAIVDREEGGEDAMSKADLNLNSLFFLKEIVERAKSLK; this is translated from the coding sequence ATGAACCCATTGAATCCTCCCTTAGATGAAATCAAAGAAAATCTTTTAACATTATTAGCTCAAAAAGCTTATAGGTATGGAGATTTTTCTTTGGCTTCCGGAAAAAAAAGTTCTCATTACGTCAATTGCAAACCGGTCTCTTTATCAGGTCCAGGTCTCTTATCGATAAGCTCACTGTTCTTGAACCAAATAAATGAAAGAGATATTGGAGTAGCTGGATTGACTTTGGGTGCCGATCCTTTAGTAAGTGGAGTTGTAATGTTGTCGGCTCAATCAGGTATTAATCTAAGCGGTTTAATAGTAAGAAAAGAAGCTAAAGGTCATGGGACGGGAGCATGGCTAGAAGGACCTTTGCCTCCAAAAGGTTCTTTGATTACCGTTTTAGAGGATGTTGTTACCACTGGAGGATCTTCTTTAAAAGCTGTTGAAAAACTTAGAAGTGAAGGGTATTTAATTAACCAAGTACTAGCAATAGTCGATAGAGAAGAAGGTGGAGAAGATGCAATGTCTAAAGCTGATTTAAATTTAAATAGTCTTTTCTTTTTAAAAGAAATTGTTGAGAGAGCTAAAAGTTTGAAATGA